In a genomic window of Sutcliffiella sp. FSL R7-0096:
- the xseA gene encoding exodeoxyribonuclease VII large subunit, with protein MSERRYLTVTALTKYIKRKFDVDPHMQDVWLKGEISNFKQHSRGHMYFTLKDQSARLSVVMFAGQNRNLVFKPQEGMKVLVRGEVTVYEASGSYQMYIKEMQPDGVGSLFLAYEELKKKLSQEGLFSPEHKKVLPKYPRAVGVITSPTGAAVRDIITTLKRRYPLTKIIVIPALVQGVNAAPSLVKAIQMANQQSELDVLIVGRGGGSIEELWAFNEEVVAREIFASNLPVISAVGHETDFTIADFVADMRAPTPTAAAELAVPHINELIERLSDRKLRLHRASNKLMQHYKDRLTTLQKSYAFRFPKNLYAQKQQDLDRVLDDLDMSMKRMVERKHVKREQLSSLLERYHPKKQWQTEKLTLEQRTTMLTKLMQQALQKKQWEFQHKLTKIDGLSPLKIMNRGYSLAFQQDGTIIKSVDQAEKGDTIQVHLQDGQFACEIQDVKERKDNE; from the coding sequence ATGAGTGAACGCAGATACTTAACTGTTACTGCACTGACAAAATACATAAAACGAAAATTTGATGTGGATCCACATATGCAGGATGTATGGCTGAAAGGAGAAATATCAAATTTCAAACAACATAGCAGGGGGCATATGTACTTTACGTTGAAGGATCAGAGTGCACGATTATCGGTCGTCATGTTTGCCGGTCAGAACAGGAACCTTGTTTTCAAGCCACAAGAAGGGATGAAAGTCCTTGTTCGCGGGGAAGTGACGGTCTACGAGGCAAGTGGATCCTACCAAATGTACATAAAAGAAATGCAACCAGATGGTGTAGGCAGTCTTTTTTTGGCTTACGAAGAATTGAAAAAGAAACTATCACAAGAAGGGCTATTCTCACCGGAACATAAAAAGGTTCTTCCAAAATATCCACGTGCAGTTGGCGTAATCACTTCTCCGACAGGAGCTGCCGTTAGAGATATCATCACAACCTTGAAGAGAAGATACCCTCTGACAAAGATTATCGTGATACCTGCTCTTGTTCAAGGCGTTAATGCTGCCCCTTCTCTCGTGAAGGCGATTCAAATGGCCAATCAACAATCTGAATTAGATGTATTGATTGTTGGGCGTGGTGGTGGATCGATTGAGGAGTTGTGGGCTTTTAACGAAGAGGTCGTTGCCAGGGAGATTTTCGCTTCCAATCTTCCAGTCATTTCAGCGGTAGGGCATGAAACGGACTTTACCATCGCGGACTTTGTGGCGGATATGCGAGCGCCCACTCCGACTGCTGCTGCTGAGCTTGCCGTCCCACACATCAATGAGTTAATAGAAAGGTTGTCAGATCGGAAGTTACGCTTGCATAGAGCTTCCAATAAATTGATGCAACATTATAAGGATAGGCTGACTACCTTGCAAAAGTCTTATGCTTTCCGTTTTCCAAAGAACCTTTATGCGCAAAAGCAACAGGACCTCGATCGTGTGCTGGACGATTTGGATATGTCCATGAAAAGAATGGTAGAGCGGAAGCATGTAAAGAGGGAGCAACTTTCTTCCTTGCTCGAACGTTATCATCCGAAAAAGCAATGGCAGACGGAAAAGCTTACCCTCGAACAGCGCACGACTATGCTTACCAAGTTGATGCAACAAGCCTTGCAAAAGAAGCAATGGGAGTTTCAACATAAACTAACGAAAATAGATGGCTTGAGCCCTCTAAAGATTATGAATAGAGGGTACAGTCTGGCTTTTCAACAGGATGGGACCATCATAAAAAGCGTGGACCAGGCGGAAAAAGGTGACACCATACAAGTGCATCTCCAAGATGGGCAGTTTGCTTGTGAAATACAAGATGTAAAGGAGAGAAAGGACAATGAGTGA
- the dxs gene encoding 1-deoxy-D-xylulose-5-phosphate synthase — translation MDLTKIENPQFLKKMSIAELESLSEDVRRFLIEQLSTSGGHIGPNLGVVELTIALHKVFESPKDKFLWDVGHQAYVHKILTGRACEFDTLRKYKGLCGFPKRNESEHDVWETGHSSTSLSGAMGMAAARDIKRTDEYVIPIIGDGALTGGMALEALNHIGHEKKDMIVILNDNEMSIAPNVGALHSALGRMRTAGKYNWVKDELEVLLKKIPAVGGKLASTAERIKDSLKYLVVSGMFFEELGFTYLGPIDGHNYNDLIDNLKYAKKTEGPVLIHVVTKKGKGYEPAELDTIGTWHGTGPYKIETGDFLKPVGAPPAWSSVVSETVRKLAREDERIVALTPAMPVGSKLETFAKEFPDRMFDVGIAEQHAVTMAAGLATQGMKPFLAIYSTFLQRGYDQVVHDVCRQNLNVFFGIDRSGLVGEDGETHQGVFDIAFLRHLPNMVLMMPKDENEGQHMVYTANKYDEGPIALRYPRGNGLGVKMDEELKELPIGSWEVLREGTDAVILTFGTTIGMALEAADYLKKENLSVKVVNARFIKPMDEALLHDLFKSGIPFVTIEEAVLQGGFGSAVVEFASDNGYTNRIVRMGIPDRFIEHGSVKELLQEIDLTTEKVVENVKLIAARRKQKRA, via the coding sequence TTGGATCTTACAAAGATTGAAAATCCGCAGTTTTTAAAGAAAATGTCTATAGCAGAATTGGAGAGCCTGAGTGAAGACGTCAGACGCTTTCTGATTGAGCAGCTTTCCACTTCTGGAGGGCATATCGGTCCTAACCTTGGGGTGGTGGAACTGACGATAGCACTTCATAAGGTTTTTGAAAGCCCTAAAGATAAATTCCTTTGGGATGTGGGCCATCAGGCTTACGTCCATAAGATCCTGACAGGAAGAGCCTGTGAATTTGACACCTTAAGAAAATACAAAGGGCTATGTGGATTTCCGAAAAGGAATGAAAGCGAGCACGATGTATGGGAGACAGGACACTCCTCCACCTCTCTTTCCGGAGCAATGGGAATGGCTGCTGCAAGGGATATAAAGAGAACAGACGAATATGTCATTCCAATCATCGGGGATGGGGCATTGACCGGTGGGATGGCACTGGAAGCATTAAATCATATCGGGCATGAAAAGAAAGACATGATTGTCATTTTGAATGATAATGAAATGTCCATCGCACCAAATGTAGGAGCCCTGCACAGTGCACTTGGAAGAATGAGAACAGCGGGTAAATACAACTGGGTAAAAGACGAATTGGAAGTGCTTCTTAAGAAAATACCTGCAGTTGGCGGGAAACTGGCGTCAACGGCGGAGCGCATCAAAGACAGTTTGAAGTACCTTGTTGTTAGTGGTATGTTCTTTGAAGAATTGGGCTTTACGTACTTAGGTCCGATTGATGGACATAATTATAACGATTTAATTGATAATCTTAAATATGCGAAAAAAACCGAAGGCCCTGTCCTCATTCATGTGGTCACTAAAAAAGGGAAAGGATATGAACCTGCAGAACTCGATACGATCGGAACGTGGCATGGAACTGGCCCGTATAAAATCGAAACAGGAGATTTCCTTAAACCTGTTGGTGCACCTCCAGCATGGAGCAGTGTTGTCAGTGAAACAGTCAGAAAGCTTGCACGTGAAGATGAACGTATTGTTGCGCTGACGCCGGCAATGCCGGTCGGATCAAAACTTGAGACTTTTGCAAAAGAATTCCCTGATAGGATGTTCGATGTTGGAATTGCTGAACAGCATGCTGTAACAATGGCTGCTGGATTGGCAACGCAAGGGATGAAGCCATTCTTGGCTATCTATTCGACATTCTTGCAAAGAGGCTATGACCAGGTTGTTCATGATGTTTGCCGTCAAAACTTGAACGTTTTCTTCGGAATCGACCGTTCCGGGTTGGTTGGAGAGGACGGAGAGACGCACCAAGGTGTATTTGATATTGCATTCCTGCGTCACCTTCCCAATATGGTGCTAATGATGCCAAAAGACGAAAATGAAGGCCAGCACATGGTGTACACAGCAAACAAATATGACGAAGGTCCAATTGCGCTTCGCTATCCGCGTGGAAACGGGTTGGGTGTGAAGATGGATGAAGAGTTGAAGGAACTGCCGATTGGTTCCTGGGAAGTACTAAGAGAAGGAACGGATGCGGTAATCCTTACTTTCGGAACCACCATTGGAATGGCACTCGAAGCGGCTGACTACTTGAAGAAAGAAAATCTTTCCGTTAAAGTGGTCAATGCACGATTCATCAAACCGATGGATGAAGCATTATTACATGACCTATTCAAATCAGGCATACCTTTTGTAACCATAGAAGAGGCAGTCCTGCAAGGTGGATTTGGTAGTGCGGTAGTTGAATTTGCAAGCGATAATGGATACACGAACCGTATAGTAAGAATGGGAATTCCAGATCGCTTCATTGAACATGGAAGTGTGAAGGAGCTGCTACAGGAAATAGATTTAACAACGGAAAAAGTCGTGGAAAATGTTAAATTGATTGCAGCTAGAAGAAAACAAAAAAGGGCTTAA
- a CDS encoding exodeoxyribonuclease VII small subunit, which translates to MSEKKQVTFEEAMKELETIVEKLEEGDVPLEEAISFYKEGMKLSKLCHDKLSHVEEEMEKILKENGELDSFQVQEDEA; encoded by the coding sequence ATGAGTGAAAAGAAACAAGTAACATTTGAAGAAGCGATGAAAGAATTGGAAACCATAGTAGAAAAGCTTGAAGAAGGGGATGTGCCATTGGAAGAAGCGATATCTTTCTACAAGGAAGGGATGAAACTGTCCAAGCTTTGTCATGACAAACTATCCCACGTAGAGGAAGAGATGGAAAAAATATTAAAAGAAAATGGGGAATTGGACTCGTTCCAGGTACAGGAGGATGAAGCTTAA
- the nusB gene encoding transcription antitermination factor NusB yields MKRSKSREKALQAIFQMDLSDIAPDEAIENVLEEGEKADDFLKSIVLGTKEHQEEIDSTLRAHLEKWSLDRLGTVDRTILRMSVFEMMHVEEIPANVSMNEAIELAKTFGDDKSSGFINAVLSKVKTTIEK; encoded by the coding sequence ATGAAACGAAGTAAATCAAGAGAAAAGGCGCTACAAGCCATTTTTCAAATGGATTTAAGTGATATTGCGCCCGATGAAGCAATTGAAAATGTATTGGAAGAAGGAGAAAAAGCGGACGACTTCCTAAAAAGTATTGTACTTGGAACAAAAGAGCATCAAGAGGAAATCGATTCCACGCTGAGAGCTCATTTGGAAAAGTGGTCACTAGATCGTTTAGGAACAGTCGATCGCACCATTCTACGTATGTCTGTATTCGAAATGATGCATGTAGAAGAGATTCCGGCAAATGTGAGCATGAACGAAGCGATCGAGCTTGCGAAAACATTTGGCGATGATAAATCCAGCGGGTTCATCAACGCGGTCCTGTCCAAAGTCAAAACAACAATCGAAAAATAA
- the accC gene encoding acetyl-CoA carboxylase biotin carboxylase subunit, which produces MIKKLLIANRGEIAVRIIRACKEMNIETVAVYSEADKESLHVQLADEAYCVGPTASKDSYLNFTNIISVAKLTASDAIHPGYGFLAENSDFAELCRECNITFVGPSPEAISKMGTKDIARETMRKAGVPIVPGSQGIIENINDGMSIANDIGYPVIIKATAGGGGKGIRVARNEEELKKGISITQQEAATAFGNPGVYLEKFIEDFRHVEIQVMADGHGNTIHLGERDCSIQRRLQKLVEETPSPVLDADIRAQMGDAAVKAAEAVDYMGAGTIEFIYDYQNKKFYFMEMNTRIQVEHPVTEMVTGVDLIKEMIKVASGETLSIKQEDVVFNGWSIECRINAENPEKNFMPSPGKIEMYLPPGGLGVRVDSAVYPGYSIPPYYDSMVAKLITYGATREEAVSRMKRALSEFVIEGVHTTIPFHLKLMDHEKFKDGDFNTKFLEKYDVMNS; this is translated from the coding sequence ATGATAAAAAAATTATTGATTGCGAATAGAGGAGAAATTGCAGTTCGTATTATTCGTGCCTGCAAAGAAATGAATATCGAGACAGTGGCGGTTTATTCGGAAGCAGATAAGGAATCCCTTCATGTCCAGTTAGCGGATGAAGCATATTGTGTTGGACCTACCGCTTCCAAAGACAGCTACCTTAATTTCACCAATATCATCAGTGTGGCAAAACTGACCGCGTCAGACGCGATCCATCCTGGGTATGGGTTCCTTGCGGAGAACTCAGACTTTGCGGAGCTTTGCCGTGAATGCAACATCACATTTGTAGGACCAAGTCCTGAAGCGATCAGTAAGATGGGGACGAAGGATATCGCGCGTGAAACGATGCGTAAAGCGGGAGTTCCAATCGTTCCGGGATCTCAAGGCATCATCGAAAATATCAACGACGGCATGTCCATCGCCAATGACATCGGGTATCCTGTCATCATTAAAGCAACGGCAGGCGGCGGAGGTAAAGGGATCCGCGTTGCCAGAAATGAAGAGGAACTGAAAAAGGGAATCTCCATTACCCAGCAGGAAGCGGCAACAGCCTTTGGAAATCCAGGGGTTTATCTGGAGAAATTCATCGAAGACTTCCGACATGTAGAAATACAAGTGATGGCGGACGGGCATGGAAATACGATTCATCTAGGTGAACGTGATTGCTCCATTCAACGTCGCTTACAGAAGCTCGTTGAAGAAACGCCTTCACCAGTACTTGACGCGGATATTCGTGCACAGATGGGTGATGCGGCGGTAAAAGCGGCCGAAGCAGTGGACTATATGGGTGCAGGTACGATAGAATTTATATATGACTACCAGAATAAGAAGTTTTACTTCATGGAAATGAACACGCGGATTCAGGTGGAACATCCCGTTACGGAAATGGTGACAGGAGTGGACCTAATTAAGGAAATGATTAAGGTGGCATCTGGTGAAACTTTATCTATCAAGCAAGAAGATGTGGTCTTCAACGGTTGGTCGATTGAGTGCCGAATCAATGCAGAAAATCCGGAAAAGAATTTCATGCCTTCTCCAGGAAAGATTGAGATGTACCTTCCTCCAGGTGGTCTTGGTGTCCGAGTGGATTCTGCTGTGTACCCTGGCTACAGTATTCCACCTTATTATGATTCCATGGTTGCAAAGCTGATCACATACGGGGCAACACGCGAAGAGGCGGTTTCCCGAATGAAGCGGGCGTTAAGTGAGTTTGTGATTGAAGGCGTTCATACAACGATTCCTTTCCATCTGAAACTGATGGATCACGAGAAGTTTAAAGATGGTGATTTCAATACGAAATTCCTTGAAAAATATGATGTCATGAATTCTTAA
- the argR gene encoding transcriptional regulator ArgR, whose product MTKGQRHIKIRELITNSEIETQDELVDRLKSLGFNVTQATVSRDIKELHLVKVPLLDGRYKYSLPADQRFNPLQKLKRSLMDAFVKIDIAGHMIVMKTMPGNANAIGVLIDNLDWSEILGTICGDDTCLIICRTPEDAKELSDRFINML is encoded by the coding sequence ATGACAAAGGGCCAAAGACATATAAAAATCAGAGAGTTGATTACAAACAGTGAAATCGAAACCCAAGACGAGCTTGTCGACCGCTTGAAAAGCTTAGGATTCAATGTGACCCAAGCCACGGTTTCAAGAGACATAAAAGAGTTGCATCTTGTAAAGGTTCCGCTTTTGGATGGCAGATATAAATACAGCCTGCCTGCGGACCAGCGTTTCAATCCACTGCAAAAATTAAAGCGCTCCCTTATGGATGCGTTTGTCAAAATAGATATAGCCGGTCACATGATTGTAATGAAGACGATGCCTGGTAATGCCAATGCCATTGGTGTACTTATTGATAATCTTGATTGGTCGGAGATTCTCGGGACTATATGTGGGGACGACACATGTTTGATTATTTGCCGTACACCGGAGGATGCAAAAGAATTATCCGACCGATTTATTAATATGCTATAA
- the recN gene encoding DNA repair protein RecN, translated as MIAELTIKNFAIIESLSISFEKGLTVLTGETGAGKSIIIDAIHLLAGGRGSHEFVRFGEKRAELEGLFLLENDSHPAYRVCKELGIEIEDEMVVLRREIHATGKSVCRVNGKLVTIALLREVGQTLVDIHGQHEHQELMDPDLHLLLLDQFGGTSIQKELQSYSEVYRSYKDVEKRLLELTDNEQKVAHRLDLLQFQAEEISNAELSVNEEDDLLEERNKISNYERLYQSLNNCYYAMHGEQKGLDWVGQAMSESEGLEEIDKNLKDVHEIISNSYYQLEELSYRIRDEIDQLEFDPNRLDFIEGRLNEIKQLKRKYGSTVAEVLEYASKIEEELETLQNRDSHIHQLQESLESLKQDLALEAKSLTDARRKSSEKLMKSIHKELKDLYLEKAIFDVNMEVKKEKSSGDVLFGKNGVDDVEFYLTTNPGEPLKPMAKVASGGELSRIMLALKSIFSRHQGITSIIFDEVDTGVSGRVAQAIAEKIYQVSVGSQVLCISHLPQVAAMSDTHLFISKEVSGERTKTKVRGLDQDEKIREIGRMISGVEITSLTKEHARELLEIAGSIKQG; from the coding sequence ATGATTGCTGAATTGACAATCAAAAACTTTGCTATTATTGAATCCCTTTCCATCTCATTTGAAAAAGGGCTCACGGTATTGACAGGGGAGACCGGCGCCGGTAAATCCATTATCATTGATGCCATCCACTTGCTGGCAGGTGGGAGGGGATCTCATGAGTTTGTGCGTTTCGGTGAAAAAAGAGCGGAGCTAGAAGGTTTGTTCCTGCTTGAAAATGATAGTCATCCTGCCTATAGGGTCTGCAAGGAATTGGGCATTGAAATTGAAGATGAAATGGTCGTTTTACGAAGGGAAATCCATGCAACCGGAAAAAGTGTCTGCCGTGTGAATGGCAAGCTGGTCACCATTGCACTTTTAAGAGAAGTGGGACAAACATTAGTGGACATTCATGGACAACATGAACACCAAGAGTTGATGGATCCGGATCTTCATCTATTGTTATTAGATCAGTTTGGGGGCACATCTATTCAAAAAGAACTTCAGTCGTACAGCGAAGTTTACAGATCCTACAAGGACGTAGAAAAAAGGCTGCTTGAACTTACCGATAATGAGCAAAAGGTTGCACACCGCCTCGATTTGCTTCAATTCCAGGCAGAGGAAATCAGCAATGCGGAATTAAGCGTGAATGAAGAGGACGATCTCCTTGAAGAAAGAAATAAAATCAGCAATTATGAACGCCTTTATCAGTCCCTAAATAACTGTTATTATGCAATGCATGGTGAACAGAAGGGACTTGACTGGGTTGGCCAGGCGATGTCGGAGTCGGAAGGTCTCGAGGAAATCGATAAAAACCTCAAAGATGTTCACGAAATCATATCAAATTCCTATTACCAATTAGAGGAACTATCTTATCGTATCAGGGATGAAATAGATCAGCTCGAGTTCGACCCGAATCGTTTGGATTTTATAGAAGGCAGATTGAACGAAATTAAGCAGCTGAAACGTAAATATGGAAGCACGGTTGCTGAAGTTTTGGAATATGCCTCAAAGATAGAAGAGGAGCTCGAGACCCTGCAAAACCGTGATTCGCATATTCACCAGCTTCAAGAATCTTTGGAATCGCTAAAGCAGGACCTAGCGCTAGAAGCCAAATCCCTAACAGACGCACGTAGGAAATCCTCTGAAAAGCTAATGAAGAGCATCCATAAAGAGCTTAAAGATCTTTATCTGGAAAAAGCGATCTTTGACGTGAACATGGAAGTGAAAAAGGAAAAGTCATCAGGCGATGTGTTGTTCGGGAAAAACGGCGTGGATGACGTGGAGTTCTATCTTACGACTAACCCGGGTGAGCCGTTGAAGCCGATGGCAAAGGTCGCCTCAGGTGGAGAGCTTTCCCGAATCATGCTTGCATTGAAGAGTATATTCTCTAGGCATCAAGGGATCACATCCATCATTTTTGATGAAGTTGATACAGGTGTCAGCGGCAGGGTGGCGCAGGCCATAGCAGAGAAAATTTATCAGGTTTCTGTGGGGTCACAAGTCCTATGCATTTCCCACTTGCCGCAAGTTGCAGCAATGTCCGACACACATCTATTCATCAGCAAGGAAGTTTCCGGTGAACGTACTAAAACCAAGGTGCGTGGCCTGGATCAAGATGAAAAGATTCGGGAAATAGGGCGAATGATTTCCGGTGTGGAGATAACTTCGTTGACGAAAGAACATGCACGTGAACTTCTGGAGATAGCAGGGAGTATTAAGCAAGGGTAG
- a CDS encoding polyprenyl synthetase family protein — translation MGLQTFMKERKKLVEEALFSYVNTVEAPQILLESMSYSLKAGGKRLRPLLVLATLHSFGKSEKIGLPVACAVEMIHTYSLIHDDLPSMDDDDYRRGKPTNHKVYGEAMAILAGDALLTYSFEVMEDLLNLGVSPIKVVTLMKELSKATGPTGMVGGQVADMEGEGKALSLEDLEYIHRNKTGKLLGYSIVAGAILGDATEEQILKLTLFADHLGLAFQIRDDILDIEGDAEKIGKPVGSDTLNEKVTYPSLLSMDGAKEKLEYHIREAKCLLSDMSLESNLLSQLCDLIAKRDH, via the coding sequence ATGGGTTTGCAAACCTTTATGAAGGAAAGAAAGAAACTAGTGGAAGAGGCTCTTTTTTCCTATGTGAACACAGTGGAGGCTCCACAGATATTGCTGGAATCTATGAGCTATTCATTGAAAGCTGGAGGAAAGAGGCTGCGTCCGCTACTGGTCCTTGCAACGTTGCACTCATTTGGCAAGTCTGAGAAAATCGGATTGCCGGTAGCTTGCGCTGTTGAAATGATTCACACTTATTCGTTGATTCATGATGACCTTCCAAGTATGGATGATGATGATTATAGACGAGGCAAACCAACCAACCATAAGGTTTATGGAGAAGCGATGGCTATCCTTGCAGGGGATGCGCTGCTCACTTACAGCTTTGAAGTGATGGAGGACCTATTAAATCTAGGTGTGTCCCCTATTAAAGTGGTCACCCTGATGAAGGAACTCTCAAAAGCTACAGGTCCAACTGGGATGGTCGGAGGACAGGTAGCAGATATGGAAGGGGAAGGTAAGGCTCTTTCGCTTGAAGACTTGGAGTATATACATAGAAACAAAACCGGAAAACTGCTAGGTTACAGCATAGTAGCAGGCGCCATACTTGGGGATGCGACTGAGGAGCAGATTTTGAAGCTTACGCTATTTGCCGATCACCTTGGACTGGCTTTTCAAATACGAGATGACATCCTTGATATCGAAGGTGATGCTGAGAAAATAGGCAAGCCGGTCGGTTCGGATACCCTTAATGAAAAAGTCACTTATCCTTCTTTGCTGTCTATGGATGGCGCCAAAGAAAAATTGGAATATCATATTAGGGAGGCGAAGTGTTTGCTTTCCGACATGTCGTTGGAATCTAATCTTTTATCACAACTTTGTGATCTAATTGCCAAAAGGGACCATTAA
- a CDS encoding Asp23/Gls24 family envelope stress response protein has protein sequence MSERNLLEMENNNSLGKVEIAPEVIEVIAGIAASEVEGVMQMRGNFAAGVVERLGKKNHGKGVKVDLSEEGIKVDVFCVMQFGISIPTVAQKVQDNIRQALLNMTALEITEVNIHVVGVQFETQKNEVEVEQEI, from the coding sequence ATGAGCGAAAGAAATTTATTGGAAATGGAAAACAACAATTCTCTAGGTAAAGTGGAAATTGCTCCAGAAGTAATTGAAGTCATTGCCGGTATTGCTGCTTCCGAAGTGGAGGGTGTCATGCAAATGCGTGGGAACTTCGCAGCCGGTGTGGTAGAGAGACTTGGGAAGAAGAACCACGGTAAAGGCGTAAAAGTGGATCTTAGCGAAGAAGGCATTAAAGTGGACGTTTTCTGTGTGATGCAGTTCGGTATTTCCATTCCGACTGTTGCTCAAAAAGTACAGGATAATATCCGTCAGGCATTACTGAATATGACAGCTCTTGAAATTACGGAAGTGAACATTCACGTTGTTGGTGTTCAATTTGAAACGCAAAAGAACGAAGTGGAAGTAGAGCAGGAAATTTAA
- the folD gene encoding bifunctional methylenetetrahydrofolate dehydrogenase/methenyltetrahydrofolate cyclohydrolase FolD, with amino-acid sequence MSAVIVSGKVLATEKRAFIKEKVSELHTVKNIQPSLAVILVGEDPASQSYVRAKQKACEEAGIRSILEEYPSSITQQELLDRITHFNQDISVHGILVQLPLPDHIDELAIIEHISPNKDVDGFHPVNVGRMMIDQKSFLPCTPYGIVEMIKSLNVSISGKHVVVIGRSNIVGKPVGQLLLKEDATVTYCHSRTKDLASITKQADILIAAVGRAKLIGAEYVKDGAIVIDVGVNRLETGKLCGDVDFDTVKEKASYITPVPGGVGPMTITMLLQNTLESAQNEASENKTFSR; translated from the coding sequence ATGTCAGCAGTGATTGTATCAGGTAAAGTACTTGCAACCGAAAAAAGGGCTTTTATTAAGGAAAAGGTGTCAGAGTTACATACGGTAAAAAATATTCAACCAAGCTTGGCAGTGATTCTTGTAGGGGAAGACCCTGCATCCCAATCCTACGTCAGAGCGAAACAGAAAGCTTGTGAAGAGGCTGGAATTCGAAGCATTTTGGAAGAGTATCCAAGCTCCATTACCCAACAGGAATTATTGGATAGAATCACCCACTTTAACCAAGATATCTCTGTTCACGGTATTTTGGTACAGTTGCCTTTGCCTGATCATATCGATGAACTGGCTATTATTGAACATATTTCCCCTAATAAAGATGTGGATGGGTTCCATCCCGTCAATGTCGGTCGAATGATGATTGATCAAAAATCCTTTCTCCCATGTACGCCTTATGGGATTGTGGAAATGATTAAATCCTTGAATGTTTCCATTTCAGGGAAGCATGTAGTAGTTATCGGAAGAAGCAATATTGTTGGAAAACCCGTCGGTCAATTGCTATTGAAAGAAGATGCGACAGTCACGTATTGTCATTCGCGTACGAAGGATTTGGCCTCCATCACTAAACAAGCTGATATCCTGATCGCTGCCGTTGGCCGTGCGAAGCTAATAGGTGCTGAATATGTTAAAGACGGTGCAATCGTCATTGATGTCGGAGTTAACAGGCTTGAAACAGGAAAGTTATGTGGCGACGTTGATTTTGATACGGTAAAAGAAAAGGCGAGCTACATCACACCCGTTCCTGGAGGAGTCGGTCCGATGACGATTACCATGCTCTTGCAGAATACACTTGAGTCAGCACAAAACGAAGCAAGTGAAAACAAGACGTTTTCCCGTTAA
- a CDS encoding TlyA family RNA methyltransferase, whose translation MAKKERVDVLLVERGLVETREKAKRSIMAGLVYSNEQRLDKPGEKVATDAPLSVKGNLMPYVSRGGLKLEKALKVFSLNVKDKILLDIGASTGGFTDCALQNGAKLSYALDVGYNQLAWKLRQDERVVVMERTNFRYVTPVDLNEGMPEFASIDVSFISLKLIFPVLKTLLVPGSDVVALVKPQFEAGREQVGKKGIVRDPKTHQAVMQKIIDFSLKEGYDVMNASFSPITGGEGNIEFLLHLQWNGHTEESSQNNLQVAISDLVADAHQQLKVEKGE comes from the coding sequence ATGGCGAAAAAAGAAAGAGTAGATGTACTCCTTGTGGAGCGTGGGCTTGTGGAAACGCGGGAGAAAGCAAAACGCTCCATAATGGCGGGACTTGTATATTCAAATGAACAAAGGCTGGACAAGCCTGGTGAAAAAGTGGCAACAGATGCACCGCTTAGTGTGAAAGGGAATCTGATGCCCTATGTAAGCCGTGGTGGGTTGAAACTCGAGAAAGCGCTGAAAGTCTTTAGCTTGAACGTGAAGGATAAGATTCTCCTTGATATTGGTGCATCCACAGGCGGTTTTACCGATTGTGCGCTACAAAATGGCGCGAAATTGAGTTATGCGCTTGATGTCGGCTACAACCAGCTGGCGTGGAAACTACGACAGGATGAACGGGTTGTCGTGATGGAACGGACCAATTTCCGTTATGTGACACCTGTTGATCTGAACGAAGGAATGCCTGAATTTGCGAGCATTGACGTTTCCTTCATCTCCTTAAAATTGATCTTTCCTGTATTAAAAACGTTACTAGTACCTGGAAGTGACGTGGTTGCATTAGTGAAACCTCAGTTTGAAGCTGGAAGAGAACAGGTTGGGAAAAAAGGAATTGTCAGAGATCCCAAGACCCATCAGGCGGTCATGCAGAAGATTATAGACTTTAGTTTAAAGGAAGGCTATGATGTGATGAATGCTTCCTTCTCTCCTATAACGGGAGGTGAGGGGAATATTGAATTCCTCCTTCACCTGCAATGGAATGGGCATACTGAAGAAAGCTCACAGAACAATCTTCAGGTAGCCATATCTGATCTGGTCGCAGATGCTCACCAACAATTGAAGGTCGAAAAAGGGGAATAA